A single Methanolobus sp. ZRKC5 DNA region contains:
- a CDS encoding pyridoxal phosphate-dependent aminotransferase, protein MASSRLERVEESATIKAANVANKMRQEGVDVISFTLGEPDFDTPKHICDAAADAMYRGETHYSPSAGIPELRNAIAEKLRTENKLDAKASDILVTPGAKQAIFEIMMSVLDDGDETILFDPAWVSYDPAIKFAGANTTWVPTDPYDGFKPRDLEEYITDKTKLIVVNSPGNPTGAVYDKQTLKHISDLAIDNDILVLSDEIYEKIIYGKEHFSIGSFEGMQDRTITVNGFSKAYAMTGWRLGYVCASPDIFKGMLKIQSHSVSSATSFVQYGGVAALEGPQEPVTEMVDRFKARRDLLVDGLNAIGIKCQKPGGAFYAFADVSEYGNGDIITGKLLTNAHVAVTPGSAFGESGKDFIRISYATSLERIQEGLERIKTALV, encoded by the coding sequence ATGGCATCGTCAAGACTAGAGCGAGTGGAAGAATCGGCAACGATAAAAGCCGCTAATGTTGCCAATAAAATGAGACAGGAAGGTGTAGATGTCATAAGTTTCACCCTTGGTGAACCTGATTTCGATACCCCGAAACACATATGTGATGCAGCAGCAGATGCAATGTACAGAGGTGAAACGCATTACTCGCCATCAGCCGGAATTCCGGAACTAAGGAATGCGATTGCTGAAAAGCTCCGTACAGAGAACAAACTGGATGCAAAGGCTTCGGACATACTTGTTACACCCGGTGCAAAACAGGCCATTTTTGAGATAATGATGTCAGTACTTGATGATGGTGATGAAACAATTCTTTTTGACCCTGCATGGGTCTCATATGATCCTGCGATAAAATTTGCAGGTGCGAATACCACATGGGTGCCTACAGATCCATATGATGGGTTTAAACCTCGTGACCTGGAAGAATATATCACTGACAAAACAAAGCTTATCGTCGTTAACAGTCCGGGAAATCCTACAGGAGCTGTTTATGATAAACAGACCTTGAAGCATATTTCAGACTTAGCGATCGATAATGATATTCTTGTGCTCTCAGATGAAATATATGAAAAAATCATCTACGGCAAAGAACATTTCAGCATTGGCTCATTTGAAGGCATGCAGGACAGGACCATCACTGTTAATGGTTTTTCCAAAGCTTATGCAATGACCGGATGGCGATTAGGTTATGTGTGCGCAAGTCCGGACATCTTCAAAGGCATGTTAAAGATACAATCCCATTCGGTCAGCAGTGCAACAAGCTTTGTCCAGTATGGTGGTGTCGCAGCCCTTGAAGGTCCACAGGAACCAGTAACTGAAATGGTTGACAGGTTCAAAGCACGAAGGGATCTGCTGGTGGACGGTCTAAATGCTATTGGCATCAAGTGCCAGAAACCAGGCGGTGCATTCTACGCTTTTGCAGATGTCAGTGAGTACGGGAACGGTGATATCATAACAGGAAAACTCCTTACAAATGCCCACGTTGCCGTCACGCCAGGTTCTGCTTTCGGAGAAAGTGGTAAGGACTTTATAAGAATATCCTATGCTACATCGCTGGAAAGAATACAGGAAGGACTGGAAAGGATCAAAACAGCACTCGTCTGA
- a CDS encoding adenylyltransferase/cytidyltransferase family protein: MVRVLATGTFDLLHPGHILYLSEAKRMGDELYVIVARESMIKHKPKPIVPDEQRVEMVNSLKIVDKAILGSDSDIFDPIKEIKPDIIVLGYDQGFDTEKLEKQLHEKGFNCKVIRVEQSLTCSLCSTGRIIKKVLERYK, from the coding sequence TTGGTAAGAGTACTTGCAACAGGAACTTTCGATCTGCTTCATCCGGGACACATTCTTTACCTTAGCGAAGCTAAAAGAATGGGTGATGAGCTTTATGTGATAGTTGCCAGGGAATCCATGATAAAGCACAAACCAAAACCCATAGTTCCAGATGAGCAAAGGGTGGAAATGGTCAATTCCCTGAAAATAGTCGATAAAGCTATTCTTGGAAGCGATTCTGATATTTTTGATCCTATAAAGGAAATAAAGCCTGATATCATAGTACTTGGATATGATCAGGGTTTCGATACTGAAAAACTTGAAAAACAGTTGCATGAAAAGGGTTTTAACTGTAAGGTAATAAGAGTGGAACAGTCATTGACCTGTTCTCTTTGCAGCACTGGCAGAATCATCAAAAAAGTGCTTGAGCGCTATAAGTAA
- a CDS encoding PAS domain S-box protein: MTFTFWRRIAQENELRKEIAKRKDAEEKLLRSEEKFSKIATSANDAIIVVNNESKVIFWNGAATKIFGYSEDEVLGKAVHSLIAPEKYRNAYSNGFIKFTESDSGRVIGNTLELEGKRKDGTEFPIELSLSSMQLSDGTWNASAIIRDITERKRLDTMEHDLLERLTTIINNINSGIMLIDSANKVIVDVNPVAAKMIGLPRESIIGNTCHKFVCPAHEKQCPIIDLRQTVDRSEKFLLDKNGKEIPVIKSVVTVKLKGKEYLVESFYDISNRIKIEEALIKAKLAAEASDMAKSEFLTNMSHELRTPLNSIIGFSDMLLYNENDIFSDKQKKYLSNISNSGKHLLEVINDILDLSRIEAGKMDLVTEEVNVFDVFNELKRTVSTLVITKDISLEFDIDNDIATITVDRIKL, encoded by the coding sequence ATGACATTCACCTTCTGGAGAAGAATAGCCCAGGAAAATGAACTTAGAAAAGAGATTGCAAAAAGAAAAGATGCAGAAGAGAAATTACTACGTAGCGAGGAAAAATTCTCAAAAATAGCCACCTCAGCCAATGATGCAATAATAGTTGTCAACAATGAAAGCAAGGTTATTTTCTGGAATGGTGCTGCAACAAAGATATTTGGATATTCTGAAGATGAGGTGCTAGGTAAAGCAGTACACAGTTTGATTGCACCTGAAAAGTATCGTAATGCGTATTCGAACGGTTTCATAAAATTCACAGAAAGCGACTCTGGAAGGGTAATAGGCAACACTCTTGAGCTTGAGGGAAAACGAAAAGATGGGACAGAATTCCCAATTGAACTTTCGTTATCCTCAATGCAGCTCTCCGATGGAACATGGAATGCATCAGCTATTATTCGTGATATTACCGAGCGCAAACGCCTTGATACAATGGAGCATGATCTTCTGGAAAGACTGACAACTATAATAAATAATATCAATAGCGGGATAATGCTAATTGACAGTGCGAATAAAGTTATAGTTGATGTAAATCCTGTGGCAGCAAAAATGATAGGCCTTCCCCGGGAATCGATAATAGGGAATACGTGTCACAAATTTGTATGCCCTGCACACGAAAAACAATGTCCCATCATAGATCTGAGACAAACTGTAGATCGGTCTGAGAAATTCCTTTTAGACAAAAATGGGAAGGAAATACCCGTAATAAAATCAGTAGTCACTGTAAAACTAAAAGGAAAAGAGTACCTTGTTGAGAGTTTCTATGATATTTCCAACAGAATCAAAATAGAAGAAGCACTTATTAAAGCAAAACTCGCTGCTGAGGCCTCCGATATGGCAAAAAGTGAATTCCTTACGAATATGAGCCATGAACTTCGCACACCCCTAAATTCCATCATTGGATTTTCAGATATGTTGCTTTATAACGAAAACGATATTTTTAGCGATAAGCAGAAAAAGTACCTTTCAAATATATCCAACAGTGGAAAACATCTACTAGAAGTCATAAATGATATTCTTGACCTTTCCAGGATAGAAGCTGGAAAAATGGACCTTGTAACAGAAGAGGTAAATGTATTTGATGTATTTAATGAACTAAAGAGAACGGTATCAACCCTTGTAATAACGAAAGATATTTCCCTTGAATTTGACATTGACAATGATATCGCAACTATAACGGTTGACAGGATCAAGTTATAG
- a CDS encoding ATP-binding protein, with protein MLYNLIGNAIKFTTEGGYIHVYAKKVLNNIEIEVKDSGIGIHPDDQKDLFEPFTQVDSALTRNYDGSGLGLAIVKKYVEMHRGSIRVESETGKGSSFVFEIPL; from the coding sequence ATACTCTATAATCTGATAGGCAATGCAATTAAATTTACCACGGAAGGTGGTTATATCCACGTGTATGCAAAAAAGGTTCTAAACAATATAGAGATTGAGGTAAAGGACTCGGGAATAGGCATACATCCGGATGATCAGAAAGACCTGTTTGAACCTTTCACACAAGTAGACTCAGCACTTACCAGAAATTATGACGGTTCAGGACTAGGTCTCGCAATTGTCAAGAAATATGTTGAAATGCACAGAGGAAGCATTCGAGTTGAGAGTGAAACCGGTAAGGGTTCATCATTTGTATTCGAAATACCTCTGTAA
- a CDS encoding cytochrome b5 domain-containing protein produces MQEFTLEEVAKYNGKDGEKTYVVYDGKVYDVSGSDFWDDGEHMGLHEAGNDLTESLDMEAPHETDALDNYSVVGTIKK; encoded by the coding sequence ATGCAGGAATTCACATTGGAAGAAGTTGCAAAGTACAATGGTAAAGATGGCGAAAAAACATATGTTGTCTACGACGGTAAAGTCTATGATGTAAGTGGTAGTGACTTCTGGGACGATGGAGAACATATGGGTTTGCATGAAGCAGGAAATGATCTTACTGAATCTCTGGACATGGAAGCTCCCCATGAGACTGATGCACTGGATAATTACTCTGTAGTTGGAACAATTAAAAAATAA
- the msrA gene encoding peptide-methionine (S)-S-oxide reductase MsrA: protein MESREELLNEGYEIATFAAGCFWGVESTFRKVKGVGFTQVGYTGGTTENPTYKGVCTGATGHAEAVEVVFNPSVVSYEKLLELFWALHDPTTLNKQGPDVGTQYRSAIFYHNAEQRNVAIASKMHLEKSGEYNGEIVTQILPAGVFYRAEEYHQQYFEKMGTDGGCIIKH, encoded by the coding sequence ATGGAATCAAGGGAAGAATTACTTAATGAAGGCTACGAAATAGCAACGTTTGCAGCAGGTTGTTTCTGGGGTGTGGAATCGACATTTAGAAAAGTAAAGGGTGTGGGCTTCACTCAGGTGGGTTACACCGGTGGAACTACAGAAAATCCAACGTACAAAGGAGTATGTACAGGAGCAACTGGTCATGCTGAAGCTGTAGAAGTTGTTTTTAATCCTTCTGTTGTATCTTACGAAAAGTTATTGGAACTTTTCTGGGCGTTGCATGATCCCACGACTCTTAATAAACAGGGGCCTGACGTCGGTACACAATATCGTTCTGCTATATTTTATCATAATGCTGAACAGAGGAATGTTGCTATAGCATCAAAGATGCATCTGGAAAAGTCCGGAGAATATAATGGGGAGATTGTAACCCAGATACTACCTGCAGGAGTATTTTATCGTGCAGAGGAATACCATCAACAATATTTCGAAAAAATGGGTACTGATGGGGGATGTATTATAAAACATTAA
- a CDS encoding DUF1638 domain-containing protein yields MPLLTILSCKILQDEVVHILENDSSVDDILVVANGQEDDFTSKLQKVGLSYQLLSPDKLPVDTEAYKNDPHSYTVMVYMVELALHELPKTLKTEVYKLLEKLSKYSSGILLFYGLCGNVFDKIKTDFEHLEKSCPVRILQDDTRTVDDCVGATLGGCSEYLSTLKKFSDKGTFLFTPMFAHTWREIMRVDPEKPEKTIKMLRKVNEITGYKRVAKIRTGLLHTDNFDEKVAEFAEIFDFEVLEVEGCQNIFENCYESIKKEVVGC; encoded by the coding sequence ATGCCATTGTTGACAATACTATCATGTAAGATCCTACAAGACGAAGTTGTTCACATCCTGGAAAATGATTCTTCAGTAGATGACATACTGGTTGTTGCCAATGGGCAGGAGGATGATTTCACTTCCAAACTACAAAAGGTAGGTCTCAGCTATCAGCTCCTATCTCCCGACAAACTTCCGGTGGATACTGAAGCTTACAAGAATGATCCTCATAGCTATACTGTAATGGTGTACATGGTTGAGCTTGCATTGCATGAGCTTCCTAAAACACTTAAAACAGAAGTGTACAAATTACTTGAAAAGCTAAGTAAGTATTCCAGCGGCATTCTCCTCTTTTACGGACTTTGTGGAAACGTATTCGATAAGATTAAAACAGATTTCGAGCATCTTGAAAAATCATGTCCTGTGAGAATACTTCAGGATGACACACGGACAGTTGATGATTGTGTAGGTGCTACTCTGGGTGGCTGTAGTGAATATCTTTCGACTCTCAAGAAGTTCAGTGATAAGGGAACATTTCTGTTTACACCCATGTTTGCACACACCTGGAGGGAGATTATGAGAGTTGATCCAGAAAAGCCTGAAAAAACGATTAAGATGCTTCGAAAGGTCAATGAAATTACTGGATACAAGCGGGTTGCCAAGATCAGAACTGGATTATTACATACAGATAATTTTGATGAAAAAGTGGCTGAATTTGCAGAGATATTTGACTTTGAGGTTCTGGAAGTAGAAGGTTGCCAGAACATATTTGAGAACTGTTATGAATCTATCAAAAAAGAGGTAGTTGGTTGCTAG
- a CDS encoding GNAT family N-acetyltransferase, with amino-acid sequence MENDSMENKLIIRQTNERDIPLIMDFVRSLAEFEGLGEHVLSTEESLHTALFGKRPYAEAIIAELNDKPAGFIIFFHNFSSFVGKPGLYIEDIFVYPKFRSMGVGKALVLRCGQIAEKRNCGRIEWSMLDWNPAKEFYEHFGAKVQKEWIIYRLDEQGIKDLAGKK; translated from the coding sequence GTGGAAAACGACTCTATGGAAAATAAACTAATTATCCGGCAGACAAATGAACGTGATATTCCCCTCATTATGGACTTTGTACGGTCACTTGCTGAATTTGAAGGTCTCGGAGAACATGTCCTTTCGACGGAAGAAAGTCTTCATACTGCCCTGTTTGGAAAAAGACCGTATGCTGAGGCGATAATAGCTGAGCTTAACGACAAACCTGCAGGCTTCATTATATTCTTCCATAATTTCTCTTCCTTTGTTGGTAAACCCGGTTTGTATATCGAAGACATATTTGTCTATCCAAAATTCCGCAGTATGGGTGTTGGAAAAGCACTTGTGCTCCGTTGCGGACAAATTGCAGAAAAACGTAACTGCGGAAGAATAGAGTGGAGTATGCTCGACTGGAATCCTGCAAAAGAGTTCTATGAACACTTTGGTGCTAAAGTCCAGAAAGAGTGGATCATATACAGGTTGGACGAGCAGGGCATAAAAGACCTTGCAGGAAAGAAGTAA
- a CDS encoding amino acid ABC transporter ATP-binding protein, producing MSVIEVKDLYKRFGELEVLKGISVDIEESEVVCVIGPSGSGKSTFLRCINLLEMPTSGEIIIDNEKITDKNININRIREEAGMVFQHFNLFPHKTTLQNVAMAPMKVRKLSNEKAEKRALDLLKKVGLEDKADVYPSALSGGQKQRVAIARALAMHPKLMLFDEPTSALDPEMVGEVLGVMKDLAQAGMTMVVVTHEMGFAREVGDRVLFMDDGMIVERGTPDEIFSNAQHERTQSFLSKIL from the coding sequence GTGTCAGTGATAGAAGTTAAAGACCTTTACAAGAGATTTGGAGAGCTTGAAGTACTGAAAGGCATCTCTGTGGATATAGAAGAAAGCGAAGTAGTCTGCGTTATAGGTCCTTCAGGTTCAGGAAAAAGTACTTTCCTCAGGTGTATTAACCTTCTGGAAATGCCGACATCAGGTGAAATTATCATTGATAATGAAAAGATAACTGATAAAAATATTAACATTAACAGGATACGTGAGGAGGCTGGCATGGTATTCCAGCATTTTAATCTTTTTCCCCACAAAACCACACTTCAGAATGTTGCCATGGCACCAATGAAGGTCAGGAAACTCTCAAATGAGAAAGCTGAGAAACGTGCTCTTGACCTGCTGAAGAAAGTGGGTCTTGAAGACAAGGCAGATGTGTATCCATCAGCTCTTTCAGGAGGGCAGAAACAAAGGGTTGCAATTGCAAGGGCTCTTGCCATGCATCCAAAGCTTATGCTCTTTGATGAACCAACATCAGCACTCGATCCGGAGATGGTGGGAGAGGTTCTTGGTGTTATGAAAGATCTGGCACAGGCAGGCATGACAATGGTGGTTGTCACTCATGAAATGGGATTTGCAAGGGAAGTTGGTGACCGAGTTCTTTTCATGGATGATGGAATGATAGTTGAACGGGGAACGCCTGATGAAATATTCTCCAATGCCCAGCATGAGCGGACACAATCCTTCCTCAGCAAAATACTATAG
- a CDS encoding amino acid ABC transporter permease: MSLLSTYLEHIIKVLPDLIAGSMITIEITSFSLFFGMILGTISGLGKLSQKRIFRYPSIVYIDFIRGTPLLVQILLFYYGIPGLYSNATGNPLQIDPILAGIIVCSINSGAYIAEIVRAGIQSIDRGQMEAARSLGMNERMAMKEIILPQAFRRIIPPLGNEFIALLKDSSLLAVIGVHELLKTGQLYISRTFAAFPVYIAVALMYLILTIVISRVVAYSERRLGVSDRS, translated from the coding sequence TTGTCCCTTTTATCTACATATCTGGAACACATCATCAAAGTCTTACCTGACCTGATAGCAGGGTCAATGATAACAATTGAGATAACATCTTTCTCTCTGTTTTTCGGAATGATACTTGGTACGATCAGCGGCCTTGGCAAGTTGTCCCAAAAAAGAATATTCAGATATCCAAGCATTGTTTATATTGATTTTATAAGGGGAACTCCCCTGTTGGTACAGATATTATTATTCTACTATGGTATTCCAGGTCTTTATTCAAATGCAACGGGGAATCCATTGCAGATAGATCCGATACTTGCCGGTATTATTGTATGCAGTATAAACAGTGGAGCTTATATTGCAGAGATCGTACGTGCAGGTATACAATCCATTGACAGGGGACAGATGGAAGCAGCACGCTCACTTGGTATGAATGAAAGGATGGCAATGAAAGAGATTATCCTTCCACAGGCATTCAGGAGAATAATACCTCCTCTTGGGAATGAGTTCATTGCTCTTTTAAAAGATTCGTCACTTCTCGCTGTAATTGGCGTGCATGAACTGCTAAAGACCGGACAGTTATACATTTCCAGGACATTTGCAGCTTTTCCGGTGTATATTGCCGTGGCATTGATGTATCTGATACTGACAATCGTAATATCACGCGTAGTCGCATATTCAGAAAGGAGGCTTGGTGTCAGTGATAGAAGTTAA
- a CDS encoding basic amino acid ABC transporter substrate-binding protein, whose product MLGLVAVSGCADSTEKDSADDGMVEETAEVTTYIVGTEPYFPPFEYADANNSNEIIGFDVDLINAIAEDQGFEIEWKDLEFDALIPALQSGQIDLIASGMTITAEREESVDFSEPYINAGLSLAVAADNEEIKSLDDVQGKVAVVQQGSTGALKADELKAEGIIDEIIYLAHVSDIVMNIQSGRADFMINDLPVTKSYMVQNPGVIKIVDDDIQSDSYGFAVKNGNTELLEMLNAGLANVQEDGTYDQIMGDYF is encoded by the coding sequence ATGCTAGGACTAGTCGCCGTTTCCGGATGTGCTGACAGCACAGAAAAAGACAGTGCAGATGATGGGATGGTTGAAGAAACAGCTGAGGTAACAACTTATATTGTAGGAACAGAACCTTATTTCCCACCATTTGAATATGCAGATGCGAACAACAGCAATGAGATCATAGGTTTTGATGTGGACCTTATCAATGCAATTGCAGAGGATCAGGGCTTTGAAATAGAATGGAAGGATCTTGAATTTGATGCACTTATCCCTGCCCTCCAGTCAGGACAGATCGACTTAATAGCCTCTGGTATGACAATTACTGCAGAAAGAGAAGAATCTGTAGACTTCAGTGAACCATACATCAATGCAGGTCTTTCCCTTGCTGTTGCTGCTGATAACGAGGAGATCAAGAGCCTGGATGATGTTCAGGGTAAGGTTGCTGTAGTTCAGCAAGGTTCCACAGGAGCTTTGAAAGCTGATGAACTCAAAGCAGAAGGCATAATTGACGAAATTATTTATCTTGCACATGTTAGTGACATTGTTATGAACATCCAGAGCGGACGTGCAGATTTCATGATAAATGACCTGCCAGTTACAAAATCTTACATGGTCCAGAATCCTGGTGTAATAAAGATTGTCGATGACGATATACAGAGCGATTCCTATGGTTTTGCAGTAAAGAACGGAAATACTGAGCTTCTTGAAATGCTCAATGCAGGTCTTGCTAACGTTCAGGAAGATGGTACATACGACCAGATAATGGGAGACTATTTCTAA
- a CDS encoding GNAT family N-acetyltransferase, which yields MPISKTSINMQIKWINGSDDFSDAYKVRRDVFVIEQNIDENLELDEYDVISLHLVVYNDKIPVATGRIFEHDDSFTIGRICIIKEYRNRNIGKLLMKNLIEKTISMGAKELHLSSQLYATGFYKKFGFKEYGETYDDAGIEHISMIRKTSGHK from the coding sequence ATGCCAATAAGTAAAACCAGTATCAACATGCAAATAAAATGGATAAATGGATCTGATGATTTCAGTGATGCCTACAAAGTTCGCAGAGATGTTTTTGTAATTGAACAGAACATCGATGAGAATCTTGAACTCGATGAATATGATGTTATATCCCTACATCTTGTTGTATATAATGATAAAATACCGGTTGCCACAGGAAGGATATTTGAGCATGATGATTCTTTTACTATCGGAAGGATATGTATAATTAAAGAATATCGCAACCGGAATATTGGAAAATTGCTGATGAAAAATCTTATAGAAAAAACAATTTCAATGGGAGCTAAAGAGCTTCATTTGTCATCACAGCTATATGCTACAGGTTTCTACAAAAAGTTTGGTTTTAAAGAATATGGAGAGACTTATGATGACGCAGGTATCGAACATATCTCAATGATCCGAAAGACCAGCGGACATAAATAA
- a CDS encoding arginine decarboxylase, pyruvoyl-dependent, whose protein sequence is MVPKKCFLTKGVGVHKDKLASFELALRDAKIEKYNLVTVSSILPPNCKRVSRDEGIEQLPAGEIVHCVLARNETNETQRLISAAVGTAVPVNENNYGYISEHHTFGEDELTAGEYAEDLAATMLATTLGIEFDADCAWHEREQVYKASGHIIDTTHYCQTANGDKEGKWTSVIAAMVFIE, encoded by the coding sequence ATGGTTCCAAAAAAGTGTTTTTTGACTAAAGGTGTTGGTGTACACAAAGACAAGTTAGCATCTTTTGAATTGGCACTGCGCGATGCTAAAATAGAAAAATACAATCTTGTCACCGTTTCCAGTATACTTCCACCCAATTGCAAACGGGTGTCCAGGGATGAAGGAATTGAACAATTGCCTGCAGGAGAGATCGTACATTGTGTTCTTGCACGCAATGAGACGAATGAAACACAAAGGCTTATATCAGCAGCTGTTGGCACAGCAGTTCCGGTAAATGAGAATAACTATGGCTATATCTCTGAACACCATACTTTTGGTGAGGATGAACTCACAGCAGGAGAGTATGCTGAAGATCTGGCGGCAACAATGCTTGCAACTACTCTGGGAATTGAATTCGATGCTGACTGTGCATGGCATGAAAGAGAACAGGTCTACAAAGCAAGCGGACATATAATAGATACAACTCACTATTGTCAGACAGCAAATGGTGACAAGGAAGGAAAGTGGACGTCAGTCATAGCGGCAATGGTTTTTATTGAATAA